From [Clostridium] symbiosum, a single genomic window includes:
- a CDS encoding TetR/AcrR family transcriptional regulator codes for MKGKGLTIEMIVDTALQLVEEKGYGNFSVRELALRMDVKAASLYNHVNGVEDINREVGKLAATRLNGSLARAVEGKTRDEAVMALAYAYRGFVKENQELYKAIIGMPVLDQGDGTIEVGRESMLAIRNVVCQYQIQDEENVHFSRCFRSALHGFALLEAAGYFTGKNIHSEESFRFLVKGYADWLHRLEEQQIRG; via the coding sequence ATGAAGGGTAAAGGTTTGACAATAGAAATGATCGTTGATACTGCTCTGCAGTTGGTTGAGGAGAAGGGATACGGCAATTTTTCGGTGCGTGAGCTGGCTTTGAGGATGGATGTGAAGGCAGCGTCACTGTACAACCATGTGAACGGAGTTGAAGATATTAACCGTGAGGTCGGAAAGCTGGCTGCTACCAGGCTCAACGGCAGCCTGGCCCGTGCGGTTGAAGGAAAGACGCGCGACGAGGCCGTTATGGCCCTGGCTTATGCATACCGCGGATTTGTGAAAGAAAATCAGGAATTATACAAAGCGATTATCGGCATGCCTGTGCTGGATCAGGGAGACGGCACGATCGAAGTCGGCAGGGAAAGCATGCTGGCAATCAGAAACGTTGTCTGTCAATATCAGATCCAGGATGAGGAAAATGTGCATTTTTCACGCTGTTTCAGGAGCGCCCTGCACGGTTTTGCCCTGCTTGAAGCGGCAGGATATTTTACGGGTAAAAATATTCATTCTGAGGAAAGCTTCCGTTTCCTGGTGAAAGGCTATGCTGACTGGCTCCATCGTTTGGAGGAGCAGCAGATCCGGGGATAA
- a CDS encoding UbiD family decarboxylase, with protein MDNRTEILDLRTALQVLKETPGQLVETDVEADPMAELSGVYRHIGAGGTVQRPTRVNGPAMIFNKVKGFDDARVAIGILGSRKRVGTLLGCEPENLPKLLCECVCRPIQPVTVEEAPCQEVVHLASEPGFDLNRLVPAPTNTPVDAGPYITLGMCYASHPDTGVGDVTIHRLCIQGKDELSIFFTPGARHIGAMAERAEELGQTLPISVSIGVDPAIEITSCFEPPTTPLGYNELSIAGALRESAVKMCRCKTVSELAIANAEYVIEGEVLPNRRVQEDQNSHTGYAMPEFPGYTGGASDQCWMIKVKAVTHRKHPVMQTCIGPSMEHVNMAGICTEASIYDLVERAMPGRLQNVYCHPSGGGKYMAVMQIKKSMASDEGRQRQAAILAFSAFSELKHVILVDEDVDIFDSDDVMWAMNTRYQGDVDTIFLPGVRCHPLDPSAQPYYSPSISDRGISCKVIFDCTVPFHLKEHFVRSQFMEVDPDKWVKLDS; from the coding sequence ATGGACAATCGGACAGAGATCCTGGATTTGAGGACAGCGCTCCAGGTTTTGAAGGAGACACCGGGACAGTTGGTGGAAACGGATGTGGAAGCGGATCCGATGGCGGAATTATCGGGTGTGTACCGCCATATTGGAGCCGGGGGAACGGTGCAAAGGCCGACGAGGGTGAATGGGCCGGCGATGATATTTAACAAGGTTAAGGGTTTTGACGATGCCAGGGTTGCAATCGGCATCCTCGGCAGCAGGAAAAGGGTGGGGACGCTTCTGGGATGTGAGCCGGAAAATCTTCCGAAACTTTTATGCGAGTGTGTGTGCCGTCCGATTCAGCCGGTCACGGTGGAGGAGGCGCCCTGCCAGGAGGTAGTGCATCTGGCCTCGGAACCCGGTTTTGATTTGAACCGGTTAGTTCCGGCGCCGACCAACACACCGGTGGATGCCGGACCTTATATTACCCTCGGAATGTGTTATGCCAGCCATCCCGATACCGGGGTTGGGGACGTGACGATCCACAGGCTCTGTATTCAGGGAAAAGACGAGCTTTCCATTTTCTTTACTCCGGGGGCAAGGCACATCGGGGCGATGGCCGAGCGGGCGGAGGAGCTGGGGCAGACGCTGCCGATTTCCGTCAGCATCGGCGTGGATCCGGCGATTGAGATTACCTCGTGCTTTGAGCCGCCGACAACGCCGCTCGGTTACAATGAGCTCTCCATCGCAGGCGCGCTTCGGGAGTCTGCGGTAAAGATGTGCAGGTGTAAAACCGTTTCCGAGCTGGCAATCGCAAATGCGGAATATGTAATTGAAGGGGAGGTTCTGCCAAACCGCCGTGTTCAGGAGGATCAGAACAGCCATACGGGTTATGCCATGCCGGAATTCCCGGGTTATACCGGAGGGGCCAGCGACCAGTGCTGGATGATCAAGGTGAAGGCTGTGACACATCGGAAACATCCGGTTATGCAGACGTGTATCGGCCCGAGCATGGAGCATGTAAATATGGCGGGAATCTGCACGGAGGCCAGTATTTACGACCTGGTGGAACGGGCAATGCCCGGCCGTCTTCAGAATGTGTACTGCCATCCGTCGGGAGGCGGTAAATATATGGCTGTCATGCAGATTAAAAAGAGCATGGCCAGTGATGAAGGGCGTCAGAGGCAGGCGGCTATCCTGGCCTTCAGCGCTTTTTCCGAACTGAAACACGTGATTCTGGTGGACGAGGACGTAGATATTTTCGATTCCGACGATGTAATGTGGGCGATGAATACGAGATACCAGGGAGATGTGGATACCATTTTCCTGCCGGGCGTACGCTGTCATCCGCTGGATCCAAGCGCCCAGCCGTATTACAGCCCGTCGATTTCAGACAGGGGCATATCCTGCAAGGTTATTTTCGACTGCACCGTGCCCTTCCATTTAAAAGAACATTTTGTGCGGTCACAGTTTATGGAGGTGGATCCTGACAAATGGGTAAAACTAGATTCGTAA
- a CDS encoding CoA transferase, whose protein sequence is MAVGPLSGVKVMEYCNFISGPFCTKLLADLGAEVIKVERPEGDDARRRGPYLNDNPDPELSGLYLYHNTNKLGVTLNLESPEGRSIFKKLAAEADILVEDTKPGEMERLGLNYEVLKQLNPSLIMASITPFGQYGPYRDYKAYYLNTYHASGAGYVLPAASPNADREPIKGGGYVGESDVGVYAAVSIMGALFWRNAGGTGQYIDISKQEGMMALEKMNIVRYYMMGKSPSRVGVNRVRDTLLQCRDGGYIIVVLYPEKQWRGIVEALGNPEWAQKEPFIDQKDRDAHFEELKVYLREEAKKYDTEELFFKIQAQGTACAPICSAEQVYNSPQTKAREFFEEIEHPVAGKLEYPGMPYKFSDIRISENHGAPLLGQHNEEIYCSRLGYTKGDLVKLKEAGVI, encoded by the coding sequence ATGGCAGTAGGACCGCTTAGCGGAGTGAAGGTGATGGAGTATTGTAATTTTATTTCAGGGCCTTTTTGTACAAAGCTGCTTGCCGATCTCGGAGCCGAAGTTATCAAGGTCGAAAGGCCGGAAGGCGACGACGCAAGGAGAAGGGGGCCGTATTTGAACGACAATCCCGACCCGGAACTTTCGGGACTTTACCTCTACCACAACACAAACAAGCTGGGGGTAACCCTGAATCTGGAGTCTCCCGAGGGGCGCAGCATATTTAAAAAACTGGCTGCAGAGGCAGACATACTGGTGGAAGACACAAAACCGGGGGAGATGGAGCGGTTGGGACTGAATTATGAGGTCCTGAAACAGTTGAATCCGTCCCTGATCATGGCATCCATTACTCCGTTTGGACAGTATGGCCCATACCGTGATTACAAGGCATATTATCTGAATACATATCATGCCAGCGGAGCCGGCTATGTCCTTCCGGCCGCCTCGCCGAACGCAGACAGGGAGCCAATCAAGGGCGGCGGTTATGTCGGGGAGAGCGACGTCGGCGTCTATGCGGCGGTCAGCATTATGGGAGCGCTTTTCTGGAGAAATGCGGGCGGAACAGGACAGTACATCGACATTTCCAAACAGGAAGGCATGATGGCTCTGGAAAAGATGAATATTGTCCGCTACTACATGATGGGTAAGAGCCCTTCGCGCGTCGGTGTAAACCGCGTGCGGGACACGCTGCTTCAGTGCAGGGATGGCGGCTACATCATCGTGGTGCTCTATCCGGAAAAACAGTGGAGAGGCATTGTGGAGGCTCTTGGCAATCCGGAATGGGCTCAGAAGGAACCGTTTATCGACCAGAAGGACAGAGATGCCCATTTTGAAGAACTCAAGGTTTACCTGAGGGAAGAGGCTAAAAAGTATGACACCGAGGAGCTGTTCTTCAAGATACAGGCTCAAGGCACGGCATGTGCGCCTATCTGTTCCGCGGAGCAGGTATACAACTCGCCTCAGACAAAGGCCCGTGAGTTCTTTGAAGAGATTGAACATCCGGTGGCAGGCAAACTGGAATATCCGGGTATGCCTTACAAATTTTCTGATATCAGAATCAGCGAAAATCACGGTGCTCCTCTTCTGGGACAACACAACGAAGAAATCTACTGCAGCCGCCTTGGCTATACAAAGGGTGACCTGGTGAAACTCAAAGAAGCCGGCGTCATTTAA
- a CDS encoding MATE family efflux transporter — protein MKQQLNERERKVFVEMPEISSVFTLAVPAVLSQIISVVYNLADTYYIGRTDNPDMVAAASICMTLLLLMTGMANLFGIGGSSLIARCLGAENFKKARQTSAFSVWGGVMFVIVYSVLLFLFRGSFLRLLGAGNGTIEYCYTYMFWTCIIGGLPTVLNPLLAHLVRSEGASKEASFGVSMGGILNIALDPLFMFVILPKGCEVAGAAIATMLSNLSATIYFIIYIIRHRKTTVLSLAPRDVSFGNQIPGDVLSIGLPSFLMTMLSSFSNAVVNNLISGESSAAVAGMGIAKKINMLSFRVSTGITQGALPLIAYNHTAGDFKRMKKSILSAAGLAVGFASVCMCISFLFGGIFVGFFIDDAETVRFGRYFVKTICLAMPLAAATMTFMMLFQATARKAKATLISMLRKGILDVPLMFALNRIWPLYGVARATPIAELVACTIAVTTAFRFLKSLKAGDSPLTGGR, from the coding sequence ATGAAACAACAACTTAATGAGAGGGAACGGAAGGTTTTTGTCGAGATGCCGGAAATCAGTTCCGTATTTACACTGGCTGTGCCGGCCGTGCTCAGCCAGATTATTTCGGTTGTCTATAACCTGGCCGACACCTATTATATTGGGCGGACGGACAATCCGGATATGGTTGCCGCCGCCTCTATCTGTATGACGCTGCTTCTGCTGATGACGGGGATGGCCAATCTGTTCGGAATCGGCGGCTCCAGTCTGATTGCCCGGTGCCTGGGGGCAGAAAATTTTAAGAAGGCGCGGCAGACATCGGCTTTTTCCGTCTGGGGAGGCGTGATGTTTGTCATCGTGTATTCGGTGCTGCTGTTCTTGTTCAGAGGCTCATTCCTGAGACTTTTAGGGGCCGGGAACGGGACAATCGAATACTGCTACACTTATATGTTCTGGACCTGCATCATAGGAGGCCTGCCTACGGTACTGAATCCTCTGCTGGCGCATCTGGTGCGTTCGGAGGGAGCTTCGAAGGAGGCAAGTTTCGGCGTATCCATGGGAGGAATTCTCAATATCGCCCTGGATCCGCTTTTTATGTTTGTCATTCTACCGAAGGGCTGCGAGGTTGCAGGGGCGGCCATCGCAACAATGCTATCGAATCTGAGTGCAACCATCTATTTTATCATCTATATCATCCGTCACAGAAAAACGACGGTGCTGTCGCTGGCTCCGCGCGATGTCTCGTTTGGAAACCAGATACCGGGGGATGTGCTGTCAATCGGGCTGCCGTCTTTTTTAATGACGATGCTTTCCAGCTTTTCCAACGCCGTGGTCAACAACCTGATTTCGGGGGAGAGCTCCGCGGCAGTGGCCGGAATGGGCATTGCCAAGAAAATCAATATGCTATCGTTCCGCGTCTCTACCGGAATTACACAGGGAGCGCTTCCGTTGATTGCCTATAACCACACGGCGGGTGATTTTAAACGGATGAAAAAGTCCATTCTGAGCGCCGCCGGACTGGCTGTTGGTTTTGCTTCCGTCTGTATGTGTATATCATTCCTGTTTGGCGGTATTTTTGTAGGCTTTTTCATAGACGACGCCGAGACGGTCCGGTTCGGCAGATACTTTGTGAAGACAATCTGCCTGGCTATGCCGCTTGCCGCGGCGACTATGACGTTTATGATGCTTTTCCAGGCCACGGCCAGAAAGGCTAAAGCCACGTTGATATCCATGCTGCGAAAGGGAATTCTGGACGTACCCCTGATGTTTGCACTCAACAGAATCTGGCCGCTCTACGGCGTGGCTCGCGCAACTCCCATTGCAGAGCTGGTTGCCTGCACGATAGCGGTGACAACAGCGTTCCGGTTTTTGAAGAGCCTGAAAGCAGGCGATTCGCCGTTGACCGGCGGCCGCTGA
- a CDS encoding LysR family transcriptional regulator: MNIEYIREFVVLAETRNFNEAAERLFTTQSTISKHLKQVETELGTPLFTRTSRSVKLNEAGTLFLPYARRILDTQYEYTTALNNHLGNLSSSLTIGSLPVMAQYRITDVIARFNQENRNISLHVLEAEASELIPLLDEGTCELAFTRESPELNDNFIRIPYSRDRLIALLPSSHPLSASRQTPLSLDLLRNEPLLFIKEKTFLYELCIRACEQAGFTPNVVFSSHRIENIIDLVRKEMGIALLMEKQIMSFNLPENAFTVAAVTPDVTSQVLLIYRKDRKLSAAGQHFLRCVEGEK, encoded by the coding sequence TTGAATATCGAATATATCCGTGAATTTGTAGTCCTAGCCGAAACCAGGAATTTTAATGAGGCGGCCGAGCGCCTGTTTACGACGCAGAGCACGATTTCCAAACACTTAAAACAGGTAGAAACGGAGCTTGGGACACCGCTCTTTACGCGGACCAGCAGAAGTGTAAAACTCAATGAAGCCGGAACACTCTTTCTCCCCTATGCGCGTCGAATCCTGGACACCCAGTATGAATATACAACCGCACTCAACAACCATCTTGGAAACCTCTCCTCCTCGCTCACAATTGGTTCCCTCCCCGTCATGGCCCAGTACCGGATCACGGATGTCATCGCCCGTTTCAATCAGGAAAACAGAAATATTTCCCTGCATGTGCTGGAAGCGGAGGCCTCCGAACTGATACCGCTCCTGGACGAGGGAACATGCGAACTGGCCTTTACACGGGAATCTCCGGAACTGAATGACAACTTTATCCGGATTCCCTATTCAAGGGACCGGCTGATTGCACTGCTGCCCTCCTCCCACCCGCTCTCTGCATCACGGCAGACGCCGCTTTCACTGGATCTGCTCCGTAACGAGCCGCTGCTTTTCATCAAGGAGAAAACCTTTCTCTATGAGCTGTGCATCCGCGCCTGTGAACAGGCCGGTTTTACCCCCAACGTAGTATTCTCAAGCCACCGGATTGAAAATATCATTGATCTGGTCAGAAAAGAGATGGGCATTGCACTGCTGATGGAAAAACAGATTATGAGTTTTAATCTGCCGGAAAATGCGTTTACGGTTGCCGCGGTCACGCCCGATGTTACCAGCCAGGTATTACTGATTTACAGGAAGGATCGGAAATTGTCGGCGGCGGGGCAGCATTTTCTGAGATGTGTGGAGGGGGAAAAATAA
- a CDS encoding NADH:flavin oxidoreductase, producing MTLFNFPLQIANLTLPNRLVMPPMATAKSGDDGKVTRELCEYYEEKSHGGHIGLIITEHSFVSPEGKAGSGQLSISDDGDIPGLKELVSVIHRNDTKVMAQINHAGGAAKREITGCEAISAGAVLMPRAAAGSPLPREMTATDIRRVTDDFARAAGRAKEAGFDGVEIHSAHGYLLNQFFSPLTNCRTDSYGASSLHGRIRFHLEVIEAVRRVVGTAYPLALRLGACDYMEGGTTIEDSVSAAIEFEKAGIDLLDISGGFCGYVRPGSKEQGYFSELTEAIKKSVSIPVILTGGIVDREAAERLLEQNKADLIGVGRAIFKDSSWAEKAMQK from the coding sequence ATGACCCTTTTTAATTTCCCGCTTCAAATTGCAAATCTGACACTGCCCAACCGGCTCGTTATGCCTCCGATGGCAACGGCTAAATCGGGAGATGATGGGAAAGTTACCCGGGAGCTGTGTGAATATTATGAGGAAAAGTCGCACGGCGGACATATCGGCCTGATTATCACAGAGCACAGCTTTGTAAGTCCGGAGGGAAAAGCCGGCAGTGGACAGCTTTCCATATCCGATGACGGCGATATTCCCGGTTTAAAGGAACTGGTGTCCGTGATTCACCGGAATGATACGAAAGTGATGGCTCAAATTAATCATGCGGGAGGAGCCGCGAAAAGAGAGATTACCGGATGTGAGGCCATAAGCGCCGGGGCTGTTCTTATGCCCAGGGCTGCGGCCGGATCTCCGCTGCCCCGGGAGATGACCGCCACAGACATAAGGAGAGTCACCGATGACTTTGCCCGCGCCGCCGGCAGGGCGAAGGAGGCCGGGTTTGACGGTGTGGAAATCCACTCGGCCCACGGGTATCTTCTGAACCAGTTTTTCTCTCCTCTCACCAACTGCCGCACGGATTCCTACGGCGCTTCTTCACTCCACGGAAGAATCCGGTTCCATCTTGAAGTCATCGAGGCCGTCCGCCGTGTGGTTGGAACCGCTTACCCCCTTGCGCTGCGTCTCGGCGCGTGTGATTATATGGAGGGCGGAACCACAATAGAAGACAGCGTATCTGCCGCAATCGAATTTGAAAAGGCCGGCATTGATTTGCTGGATATCTCCGGCGGTTTCTGCGGATACGTGCGTCCCGGATCGAAGGAACAGGGCTATTTCAGTGAGCTGACCGAAGCCATAAAAAAATCCGTCTCCATTCCCGTGATACTGACAGGTGGGATTGTGGACAGAGAAGCCGCCGAGCGTTTATTGGAGCAGAATAAAGCAGATTTGATTGGAGTAGGGAGAGCAATCTTTAAGGACTCCTCCTGGGCGGAAAAGGCAATGCAGAAGTAA
- a CDS encoding UbiX family flavin prenyltransferase, with the protein MGKTRFVIGISGASGVPIAVEVLRQLHRPEIETHLVYTRGAEITLGQETSLSREELNAMADVVYDNSNIGAAIASGTFRTAGMIVVPCSMKTVAGIVSGYSDNLLLRAADVTIKEGRKLVLVARETPLSTIHLRNLYELSRMGAVIIPPVLSYYNHPDSVEACTAHIAGKVLDQFGIEAEHFCRWGEEDRLDEECRLGGEGVGL; encoded by the coding sequence ATGGGTAAAACTAGATTCGTAATAGGCATCAGCGGAGCCTCCGGCGTTCCGATTGCCGTGGAAGTACTGCGACAACTTCATCGGCCGGAGATTGAGACGCACCTCGTTTATACAAGAGGCGCTGAGATAACACTGGGGCAGGAGACAAGTCTTTCCCGGGAGGAACTGAATGCTATGGCCGATGTGGTTTATGATAACAGTAATATCGGAGCAGCCATAGCCAGCGGGACATTCCGTACCGCCGGAATGATTGTAGTGCCGTGCAGTATGAAAACAGTGGCGGGAATTGTCAGCGGATACAGCGATAATCTTCTCCTGAGGGCGGCCGACGTAACCATAAAAGAGGGGAGAAAACTGGTGCTGGTGGCGCGGGAAACTCCTCTCAGCACCATCCATTTGAGGAATCTGTATGAGCTCAGCCGGATGGGAGCTGTGATAATTCCACCGGTGCTCAGTTACTATAACCATCCTGATTCGGTGGAGGCCTGCACGGCGCATATTGCGGGAAAGGTGCTGGATCAGTTTGGAATTGAGGCGGAGCATTTCTGCCGTTGGGGAGAAGAGGACAGATTGGACGAAGAATGCAGATTAGGCGGAGAGGGTGTCGGATTATGA
- a CDS encoding DUF1062 domain-containing protein, translated as MKKITWEVQYLSLPAVSKHCKKCGEKSHFFCSEKFRVNAQRRALDVWLIYNCSDCNTTWNARVHSQISPQSINPVQLDGFHKNNQSLVEEYAMDSDFLYRNGVDEVEVPNYTVIGDDFLLNENVELEIKSKYPFPIKISSLVRQKLHLSHAEYLRLIENKNIKSIPEQDLRKCKLKNNMTLVFQSE; from the coding sequence ATGAAAAAAATCACATGGGAAGTGCAATATCTTTCTTTGCCGGCAGTATCGAAACATTGTAAAAAATGTGGGGAAAAATCACACTTTTTTTGTTCGGAAAAATTCCGCGTGAATGCCCAACGGCGGGCATTGGACGTTTGGTTAATATATAACTGCTCGGATTGTAATACTACATGGAACGCGAGAGTGCATTCCCAAATTTCCCCCCAATCTATAAATCCGGTGCAATTAGATGGCTTTCATAAAAACAACCAATCACTCGTAGAGGAATATGCAATGGATAGTGATTTTCTTTATAGAAATGGTGTTGATGAAGTTGAAGTCCCTAATTATACAGTTATTGGTGATGACTTTCTTTTGAATGAAAATGTGGAACTTGAAATCAAAAGTAAATATCCGTTTCCGATAAAAATTTCTTCATTGGTAAGACAAAAATTACATTTATCGCATGCGGAATATTTACGCCTGATTGAAAACAAAAATATAAAAAGTATTCCGGAACAGGATTTAAGGAAATGTAAATTAAAAAACAATATGACACTTGTTTTTCAATCAGAATAG
- a CDS encoding reverse transcriptase family protein: MNNEEYLENLEKELIDSNEKIKDIEAAKKYAKNLLNLGLPVIFDKQHFALLVGRELSEITKMMAMIETNYYHEAKIVKKSGKMRTLNIPAVSLRLVQKWILDKILYKIRVSQYCNGFCKKKSICTNAQNHLNQDCIVNMDMSDFFPSISQKQIFRIFYYYGYTVEVSYMLARLCTYDGYLPQGAPTSPYLSNIACLKLDKRLAGLAKKYESTYSRYADDITFSGKCGIQKIIPVAEKIIQDEGFSLNVNKTRIAYYYQRQEVTGINVNGKKMHVDKRYVKGFCQEIYYCEKFGVHDHLQHIKCNKHFYKEHMYGKAYYINMVDKHLGRKLLSRLDNIDWDD; encoded by the coding sequence ATGAATAATGAAGAATATTTAGAAAATTTAGAAAAAGAATTAATTGATAGCAATGAAAAGATAAAGGATATTGAAGCAGCAAAAAAATATGCAAAAAATCTATTGAATCTTGGTTTACCTGTGATTTTTGATAAACAGCATTTTGCATTGCTTGTTGGAAGAGAATTATCAGAAATTACAAAGATGATGGCAATGATAGAGACGAATTACTATCATGAAGCCAAGATAGTTAAGAAGTCTGGAAAGATGAGAACACTTAATATTCCAGCGGTTAGCTTACGCTTGGTGCAAAAGTGGATACTAGATAAAATATTATACAAAATAAGAGTTTCACAATATTGCAATGGGTTTTGTAAGAAAAAATCTATATGTACAAATGCACAAAATCATTTGAATCAGGACTGTATTGTGAATATGGATATGAGTGATTTCTTCCCAAGTATCTCTCAAAAACAAATATTTAGGATTTTTTATTATTATGGATACACAGTAGAAGTGTCGTATATGCTAGCTCGATTATGTACGTATGATGGTTATTTACCGCAAGGAGCCCCAACGAGTCCATACTTGTCTAACATCGCATGTTTAAAATTGGATAAAAGGTTAGCAGGACTTGCAAAAAAATATGAATCAACATATTCTAGATATGCAGACGATATTACTTTTTCGGGGAAATGTGGAATACAAAAAATTATTCCTGTTGCAGAGAAGATAATTCAGGATGAAGGTTTTTCATTAAATGTGAATAAGACTAGGATAGCATATTATTATCAACGTCAAGAAGTAACAGGAATAAATGTAAATGGAAAGAAGATGCATGTAGATAAGCGATATGTAAAAGGATTTTGTCAGGAGATATATTATTGTGAGAAATTTGGTGTGCATGACCATCTTCAACATATTAAATGTAATAAGCATTTTTATAAAGAGCATATGTATGGAAAAGCGTATTATATTAATATGGTTGACAAACACTTAGGAAGAAAACTATTAAGTAGATTAGATAATATAGATTGGGATGATTAA
- a CDS encoding putative holin-like toxin, with the protein MGTFEILSLLFLGGTFLIALLTYIDRHNKK; encoded by the coding sequence ATGGGGACATTTGAAATTTTGAGCTTGCTCTTCTTGGGCGGCACGTTCCTGATCGCATTACTGACCTACATAGACAGGCATAATAAGAAATAA
- a CDS encoding CD3324 family protein has translation MSYKKATHVLPQELLLKVQEYIDGEFLYIPRIADNKKSWGDTTSTRQELQERNRQIYADYLAGTNMETLAEKYYLSLKSIQRIVGQLKNKK, from the coding sequence ATGAGTTATAAGAAAGCAACACACGTTCTGCCACAAGAATTATTGCTAAAGGTTCAAGAGTACATTGATGGAGAATTTCTCTATATTCCCAGAATCGCAGATAATAAAAAAAGCTGGGGAGACACGACCTCAACCCGCCAAGAGCTACAGGAGAGAAACAGACAAATTTATGCGGATTATCTTGCAGGGACAAATATGGAAACCTTAGCAGAGAAATATTATCTATCTTTGAAAAGTATTCAACGGATTGTTGGGCAGTTAAAAAATAAGAAGTGA